The proteins below come from a single Solea senegalensis isolate Sse05_10M linkage group LG2, IFAPA_SoseM_1, whole genome shotgun sequence genomic window:
- the LOC122765049 gene encoding uncharacterized protein LOC122765049 isoform X3, producing MQCFLMQKPTVVAVCRRLHSSTAACLAATAAPLPAPRGRRRHLKRNTRGVFTPRRPDGSVNSSDRSSAAEVHRLGQPEAETAEKSTAADPLPLPHGDDVEAEYVQLLLSGLLEAPGEKPGDGPGFPHLFLSMVQIGAAKNRRTHTNSWQLLACKQGGGSSPMRWVKFRLPHPELPSSTATSSSSVSAKSMRFIWSRIFGKGSHMLQCLCGRSLKKNKNLTEDEGLKEVIAVASGDTSYNLPSRGTIVSRIHTYV from the exons ATGcaatgttttttaatgcaaaagCCTACAGTTGTTGCCGTGTGCCGCCGACTTCACTCAAGCACCGCTGCATGCCTGGCAGCCACTGCCGCTCCTCTCCCTGCGCCGCGCGGCAGACGACGCCATTTGAAGAGGAACACTCGCGGGGTGTTCACGCCGCGGCGGCCGGACGGCAGCGTCAACAGCAGCGACCGCTCTTCTGCAGCTGAGGTCCACCGGCTGGGGCAGCCGGAGGCTGAGACAGCGGAGAAAAGCACCGCAGCGGATCCTCTTCCCCTGCCGCACGGAGACGACGTCGAGGCGGAATacgtgcagctgctgctctctggaCTTTTGGAGGCTCCGGGTGAGAAACCGGGCGACGGACCGGGCTTCCCGCATTTGTTCTTGTCTATGGTGCAAATTGGGGCGGCGAAGAATCGCCGAACTCATACCAACAGCTGGCAACTGCTGGCATGCAAACAGGGGGGCGGATCATCCCCTATGCGGTGGGTGAAATTTAGGCTGCCGCATCCGGAGCTCCCCTCGTCCACtgccacctcttcctcctccgtcTCGGCCAAATCCATGCGGTTTATTTGGAGCAGAATTTTCGGCAAAGGATCGCATATGCTGCAGTGTCTTTGTGGCAGGAGCctgaagaaaaataagaacCTAACTG AGGATGAAGGGCTGAAAGAAGTCATTGCAGTTGCGTCAGGAGATACCTCTTATAATCTACCCTCGAGAGGAACCATCGTGTCAAGAATACACACTTATGTATGA
- the LOC122765049 gene encoding uncharacterized protein LOC122765049 isoform X2: MQCFLMQKPTVVAVCRRLHSSTAACLAATAAPLPAPRGRRRHLKRNTRGVFTPRRPDGSVNSSDRSSAAEVHRLGQPEAETAEKSTAADPLPLPHGDDVEAEYVQLLLSGLLEAPGEKPGDGPGFPHLFLSMVQIGAAKNRRTHTNSWQLLACKQGGGSSPMRWVKFRLPHPELPSSTATSSSSVSAKSMRFIWSRIFGKGSHMLQCLCGRSLKKNKNLTVEDEGLKEVIAVASGDTSYNLPSRGTIVSRIHTYV; this comes from the exons ATGcaatgttttttaatgcaaaagCCTACAGTTGTTGCCGTGTGCCGCCGACTTCACTCAAGCACCGCTGCATGCCTGGCAGCCACTGCCGCTCCTCTCCCTGCGCCGCGCGGCAGACGACGCCATTTGAAGAGGAACACTCGCGGGGTGTTCACGCCGCGGCGGCCGGACGGCAGCGTCAACAGCAGCGACCGCTCTTCTGCAGCTGAGGTCCACCGGCTGGGGCAGCCGGAGGCTGAGACAGCGGAGAAAAGCACCGCAGCGGATCCTCTTCCCCTGCCGCACGGAGACGACGTCGAGGCGGAATacgtgcagctgctgctctctggaCTTTTGGAGGCTCCGGGTGAGAAACCGGGCGACGGACCGGGCTTCCCGCATTTGTTCTTGTCTATGGTGCAAATTGGGGCGGCGAAGAATCGCCGAACTCATACCAACAGCTGGCAACTGCTGGCATGCAAACAGGGGGGCGGATCATCCCCTATGCGGTGGGTGAAATTTAGGCTGCCGCATCCGGAGCTCCCCTCGTCCACtgccacctcttcctcctccgtcTCGGCCAAATCCATGCGGTTTATTTGGAGCAGAATTTTCGGCAAAGGATCGCATATGCTGCAGTGTCTTTGTGGCAGGAGCctgaagaaaaataagaacCTAACTG TAGAGGATGAAGGGCTGAAAGAAGTCATTGCAGTTGCGTCAGGAGATACCTCTTATAATCTACCCTCGAGAGGAACCATCGTGTCAAGAATACACACTTATGTATGA